A genomic window from Sphingobacterium spiritivorum includes:
- a CDS encoding HlyD family secretion protein, with protein sequence MKRYISFLPSLVLVLAFGACKNENKNSDHIIEGKIERDQLSVVTKVPGKIEKILVSEGQHVRKGDTLIMLEIPEVTAKEEQAKGALDAAEAQYEMARKGATDGQLKQLNAKVAGLKEQLDFAEKSLNRLSNLLRDSLVPQQKYDEVYAKYQGAKNQYIAAEAELSDVRNGARVEQQRMALGQKERALGAVNEVNVAAKERFLIAPQDMTVESINLKVGELALAGYAIVNGYLDETTYFRFTLTEKKMAALRQGTEVNVRIPYKDNQVIKGSVSYIKALNSYANIATAYPDFDQQESLFEIKVVPADKNATRELLTKSNATLDISSVATK encoded by the coding sequence ATGAAAAGATATATTAGTTTTTTACCTTCCTTAGTATTGGTACTTGCTTTTGGAGCTTGTAAAAATGAAAACAAAAATTCGGATCATATCATTGAAGGCAAAATAGAACGCGATCAACTGAGTGTAGTGACGAAAGTGCCCGGCAAGATCGAAAAAATATTGGTAAGTGAGGGACAACACGTCCGGAAAGGTGACACACTGATTATGCTGGAAATACCGGAGGTCACTGCCAAAGAGGAACAAGCTAAAGGTGCACTGGATGCAGCTGAAGCGCAGTATGAGATGGCCAGAAAAGGAGCTACTGACGGACAGCTTAAACAATTGAATGCTAAGGTGGCGGGACTTAAGGAACAGCTGGACTTTGCCGAAAAATCATTGAACAGACTTTCTAATCTTTTACGGGACAGTCTGGTTCCTCAGCAAAAATATGATGAGGTCTACGCCAAATATCAGGGGGCAAAAAATCAATATATTGCTGCTGAAGCCGAACTTAGCGACGTTCGCAATGGTGCACGTGTAGAGCAGCAGCGCATGGCTTTAGGGCAGAAAGAACGTGCATTAGGTGCTGTCAATGAAGTAAACGTAGCTGCTAAGGAACGTTTTCTGATTGCTCCGCAGGATATGACGGTAGAAAGTATTAACCTGAAAGTAGGAGAGCTTGCGCTGGCCGGATACGCTATTGTAAACGGATATCTTGATGAGACTACTTATTTCCGTTTTACACTGACGGAAAAAAAGATGGCGGCATTACGCCAGGGTACAGAAGTAAATGTCCGTATTCCTTATAAAGACAATCAGGTAATCAAAGGATCTGTTTCGTATATCAAAGCATTAAATTCATATGCTAATATTGCTACTGCCTATCCGGATTTTGACCAACAGGAATCTCTGTTTGAAATCAAGGTAGTGCCGGCAGATAAGAATGCAACTCGTGAACTGCTGACCAAGAGCAATGCGACATTAGACATCAGCAGTGTAGCGACTAAGTAA
- a CDS encoding TolC family protein, whose protein sequence is MIKITTTTLFLVFALSAAHAQHIVDEQLKEPIRSAIRTNRELAGKDMENQKTRIEGDMVGNKRLPSVSAAGFYSYFNSGGKLDLPAVPIGNTPISLFEGAQDFRLQGQVGLVGVTATQVIFSGLQISNGQKALREKLQAQNYLLEADKETIAKEIISTFDQLMLLKEVEKLIIDSEKRLNKEHLKVVKAIENGMAIPYDRDKIKLAMLELEAKKVELEGSKELLLQKLEQDTHLPADQLQHINYELKGIVINKEENSIENRYELKALDASQRAYEYVYKKEKGSGLPQVFAFGSASYSNVFKSKLTIQDVSLLGDIHLRSDQLQLFPTFIVGVGAKWEIFKGGEHKNKLKQAKLDLDINQNKKDDISEKLGLLLKKNKVEYNTANQKLKVNDQQVQVAKNNLNLSSKQYQEGLIDVTELLASENDYYKSSLGYYSQILQQRKSALEVLHTTGDLLNSILK, encoded by the coding sequence ATGATAAAAATAACTACAACCACATTATTCTTAGTCTTTGCCCTTTCAGCTGCACATGCACAACATATCGTGGATGAGCAATTAAAAGAACCTATCCGCAGTGCCATCCGCACAAACAGAGAGCTGGCAGGAAAAGATATGGAAAATCAGAAGACCAGAATTGAAGGTGATATGGTGGGCAACAAACGGCTTCCCAGTGTCTCCGCAGCAGGTTTTTATTCCTACTTTAATTCAGGAGGTAAACTTGACCTGCCTGCTGTCCCCATTGGCAATACCCCTATCAGTCTCTTTGAAGGTGCGCAGGACTTTCGTTTGCAAGGTCAGGTAGGATTGGTAGGTGTGACCGCTACTCAGGTGATCTTTAGTGGTCTGCAGATCAGTAACGGACAAAAGGCTTTAAGAGAAAAGCTTCAGGCTCAGAATTATTTGCTGGAGGCTGATAAAGAGACGATTGCGAAAGAAATTATAAGCACATTTGATCAGTTGATGTTGCTGAAAGAAGTGGAAAAACTGATTATTGATTCTGAAAAACGCTTAAATAAAGAGCACCTGAAAGTAGTCAAGGCTATAGAAAACGGTATGGCTATCCCTTACGACCGGGATAAGATTAAACTGGCCATGCTCGAACTGGAGGCTAAAAAGGTAGAACTGGAAGGTTCAAAAGAATTACTTCTGCAGAAACTTGAGCAGGATACGCACCTGCCGGCAGATCAGTTACAGCATATTAATTACGAACTAAAAGGAATCGTGATTAATAAGGAGGAAAACAGCATAGAAAACCGCTATGAGCTCAAAGCACTGGATGCTTCACAACGTGCATATGAGTATGTATATAAAAAAGAAAAAGGATCCGGTCTTCCGCAGGTATTTGCGTTCGGATCTGCATCATACAGTAATGTATTTAAATCCAAGCTGACGATTCAGGATGTCAGCCTGCTGGGAGATATACATCTGCGCTCCGATCAATTGCAGCTCTTCCCTACTTTTATTGTGGGAGTAGGCGCCAAATGGGAAATTTTTAAAGGCGGAGAGCACAAAAACAAACTGAAACAGGCTAAGCTGGATCTGGATATCAACCAGAATAAAAAGGATGATATTTCAGAAAAACTGGGACTTCTACTTAAGAAAAACAAGGTAGAATACAATACGGCCAATCAAAAACTAAAGGTCAACGATCAGCAGGTACAAGTCGCTAAGAATAATCTTAATCTTTCATCCAAGCAATATCAGGAAGGATTAATAGATGTGACCGAACTGCTGGCTTCCGAAAATGATTATTACAAATCGAGCCTGGGCTACTATTCGCAGATTTTACAGCAACGTAAATCTGCTCTTGAAGTTTTACATACCACTGGTGATTTACTTAACAGCATATTAAAATAA
- the tsf gene encoding translation elongation factor Ts, protein MSVQISASDVNKLRQQTGAGMMDCKKALVEANGDFEAAIDYLRKKGAKVAASRQDRESNEGVIIAKASADKKSGIVVEVNCETDFVAKNADFIAFAESIADVAIANQPASLEALKALEIDGRPIAELLIEQTGKIGEKIEVSKYEAVQAEEVIAYIHGNYRLGVLVGLSAAGEGVEEAGKDVAMQIAAMNPVAIDKDGVDTKTIERELEIAKEQIRAEGKPEEMVEKIAQGKLNKFYKESTLLNQEFVKDSSKNIAQFLDSVAKGLTVSAFKRVQLGA, encoded by the coding sequence ATGTCAGTACAAATTTCTGCATCAGATGTAAACAAACTGCGTCAACAAACAGGCGCTGGTATGATGGACTGTAAAAAAGCATTAGTAGAAGCAAATGGTGATTTCGAAGCTGCTATCGATTACCTGCGTAAAAAAGGAGCTAAAGTAGCTGCCAGCCGTCAGGATCGTGAGTCTAACGAAGGAGTAATCATTGCAAAAGCTTCTGCCGATAAGAAAAGCGGTATTGTAGTTGAAGTAAACTGTGAAACTGACTTCGTAGCTAAAAATGCTGATTTCATAGCATTTGCTGAGTCAATCGCTGACGTTGCTATCGCTAACCAACCAGCTTCTCTGGAAGCACTTAAAGCTTTAGAAATTGACGGTCGCCCGATAGCTGAACTTTTGATTGAGCAAACTGGTAAAATCGGTGAGAAAATCGAAGTTTCTAAATACGAAGCTGTTCAGGCTGAAGAAGTGATCGCTTATATCCACGGTAACTACCGTCTGGGTGTATTAGTAGGTCTTTCTGCTGCTGGTGAAGGTGTAGAAGAAGCTGGTAAAGACGTAGCAATGCAAATCGCTGCGATGAACCCGGTTGCTATCGATAAAGATGGTGTGGATACTAAAACTATCGAACGCGAATTAGAAATCGCTAAAGAGCAAATCCGTGCAGAAGGAAAACCAGAAGAAATGGTAGAAAAAATTGCACAAGGTAAATTGAATAAATTCTACAAAGAGTCTACTTTATTGAACCAGGAGTTCGTAAAAGATTCTTCAAAAAATATCGCTCAATTCTTAGACTCAGTAGCTAAAGGATTGACTGTTTCCGCTTTCAAACGTGTTCAGTTAGGCGCATAA
- the rpsB gene encoding 30S ribosomal protein S2, whose product MARTTYQDLLDAGVHFGHLTRKWDPKMAKYIFMERNGIHIIDLNKTLTKLEEAASAIKQIVKSGRKVLFVATKKQAKEIIAQQAKEVNMPFVTERWLGGMLTNFATVRKSIKKMSNIDKMQKDGTYDVLSKKEKLMIQRERIKLESLLGGIADLNRLPAALFIIDVKKEHIAVSEAIKLNIPTFAMVDTNSDPTNIDFPIPANDDATKSISLIAGIISKAIQEGLDERKRDKEDEAEKEAAAAKAQVDNGGEAQEANAGAKRPRKAKDGE is encoded by the coding sequence ATGGCAAGAACAACTTATCAAGACTTATTGGATGCAGGTGTGCACTTTGGTCACCTTACACGTAAATGGGATCCGAAAATGGCTAAGTACATTTTCATGGAACGCAACGGTATCCACATCATTGACTTGAACAAAACTCTTACGAAATTAGAAGAAGCTGCTTCAGCTATCAAACAAATCGTAAAATCAGGTCGTAAAGTTTTATTCGTAGCTACGAAAAAACAAGCAAAAGAAATCATCGCACAACAAGCGAAAGAAGTAAATATGCCTTTCGTAACTGAAAGATGGTTAGGTGGTATGCTTACAAACTTCGCAACAGTACGTAAGTCCATCAAAAAAATGTCGAACATCGACAAAATGCAAAAAGATGGTACGTATGATGTATTGTCTAAAAAAGAGAAATTGATGATTCAACGTGAACGTATCAAGTTAGAAAGCCTTTTGGGCGGTATCGCTGACTTAAACCGTTTACCGGCTGCTTTATTCATCATCGATGTGAAAAAAGAACACATCGCTGTTTCTGAAGCAATCAAGTTGAACATCCCTACTTTTGCAATGGTCGATACAAACTCTGACCCTACTAACATCGACTTCCCTATCCCTGCAAATGATGATGCGACTAAATCCATCAGCCTTATCGCAGGTATTATCAGCAAGGCGATCCAGGAAGGATTAGACGAGCGTAAACGCGACAAAGAAGACGAAGCTGAAAAAGAAGCTGCAGCTGCTAAAGCGCAAGTGGACAACGGTGGTGAAGCTCAAGAAGCTAACGCTGGTGCTAAACGCCCTCGCAAAGCGAAAGACGGAGAATAA
- the rpsI gene encoding 30S ribosomal protein S9: MSTTNTSGRRKTAVARIYLTAGSGNITVNGKDYKTYFPTLPLQYIVTQSTEVAGAAGNYDVNVNVNGGGVKGQAEAVRLAIAKALIELDATVKPALRAKGLVTRDDRMVERKKPGRRKARRRFQFSKR; encoded by the coding sequence ATGTCAACAACTAACACTTCAGGAAGAAGAAAAACTGCTGTTGCCCGCATTTACTTAACTGCTGGTAGCGGAAACATTACCGTAAATGGTAAAGATTATAAAACATATTTCCCAACATTGCCATTGCAATACATCGTTACTCAGTCTACTGAAGTAGCGGGTGCTGCCGGAAATTATGATGTCAATGTTAACGTGAATGGTGGTGGTGTGAAAGGTCAGGCTGAGGCTGTGCGTCTTGCGATTGCAAAAGCACTTATTGAGCTTGATGCTACAGTAAAACCTGCATTACGTGCAAAAGGTTTAGTAACGCGTGATGACCGTATGGTTGAGCGTAAAAAACCAGGACGCCGTAAAGCACGTAGAAGATTCCAATTCAGTAAACGTTAA
- the rplM gene encoding 50S ribosomal protein L13 translates to MNTLSYKTVSANKNTVNKEWIVVDAEGEILGRLASEIAKVIRGKHKPTFTPHVDCGDNVIVINADKIRLTGDKLGDKVYVRYTGYPGGQRFITPKELLAKHPERIIEKAVRGMLPKNRLGRQLFKNLYVYAGTEHKHDAQNPKPVKF, encoded by the coding sequence GTGAATACGTTAAGTTACAAAACTGTCTCTGCCAACAAGAACACTGTCAACAAAGAGTGGATTGTTGTTGATGCTGAAGGCGAGATTTTGGGGCGCTTGGCAAGCGAGATTGCGAAAGTGATCCGTGGAAAACACAAGCCAACATTTACCCCTCACGTAGACTGTGGAGATAACGTTATTGTTATCAATGCAGACAAAATTAGATTGACAGGCGATAAATTAGGTGACAAAGTTTACGTTCGCTACACTGGATACCCAGGTGGTCAGCGTTTCATTACTCCTAAGGAATTATTGGCTAAACACCCGGAACGCATCATTGAGAAAGCTGTTCGTGGTATGCTTCCTAAAAACCGTTTAGGACGTCAATTGTTTAAAAACCTTTATGTTTATGCTGGTACTGAGCACAAACATGATGCGCAAAATCCAAAACCAGTTAAATTTTAA
- a CDS encoding tetratricopeptide repeat protein, which yields MVIKTNRACRYLFVVVMLLLQSGLYSIAEAQQNDKKPYQDQLVLIEAKLRNGEFQEAFRIMDEITAKYPQADEVYYGKALLYGQFRNYDAAVSNIQQAIALNKDLRYYNFLIDLYKSRQDYDNALSVLDQVITEKPDVPQAYREKIMLLHMRKRSDEALTFYESTKKKFGISDTLDLLKAEILMSQNKNEEAKQILKSWEQKNSPLRQVYSTLSYLYIRDKDAKQAVATVEKGINITHDDLLYLDMADAYSAAKNQKQAYVYLKKAFESDKIDFQEKNRVVHALLIRENGFTLDQLQDLTNVLVLKHPRMAESHMAKGDVMWRRKDPQGARSLFLVAVGINPANIDGWRMLVNTDMALQEVDVAIVHGMEGLRANPNNPTLLYFTGLAYLMKDDKDNARELLEQALNNSENENKFVQSNIYAALGDVYHQLKMESASDVAYEEAIKLDSTNVTAMNNLAYYLSLRKKDLEKAATYSKLSNELDPASATFQDTYAWVLFQQEKYSEALVWIERSIKNSAQASATLLDHYGDILFHVGREKDAVKQWEKALVLADSEDIDKEKLAIKIKNRKYVE from the coding sequence ATGGTGATAAAAACAAATCGTGCTTGCCGATACTTATTTGTTGTGGTGATGCTACTTCTTCAGTCGGGACTTTATTCCATTGCGGAAGCACAACAGAATGATAAAAAACCTTATCAGGATCAATTGGTACTTATTGAGGCCAAACTCAGAAACGGCGAGTTTCAGGAAGCATTCCGGATCATGGATGAGATCACCGCTAAATACCCCCAGGCTGATGAAGTATATTATGGCAAAGCATTGTTGTACGGCCAGTTTCGTAATTACGATGCGGCAGTGTCAAATATTCAGCAAGCCATAGCACTCAATAAAGACCTTCGTTATTATAATTTTCTGATCGATCTGTACAAGTCCAGACAGGATTATGATAATGCCCTAAGTGTGCTGGATCAGGTGATCACCGAAAAACCGGATGTTCCGCAGGCATACCGGGAAAAGATTATGTTGCTCCATATGCGTAAAAGATCGGACGAAGCATTGACTTTCTATGAAAGTACAAAGAAAAAATTCGGGATATCTGATACACTGGATTTGCTGAAAGCCGAGATTTTGATGAGTCAGAATAAAAATGAGGAAGCGAAACAGATTCTCAAATCATGGGAACAGAAAAATAGTCCGCTTCGTCAGGTCTACAGTACCTTATCCTATCTGTATATACGGGATAAGGATGCCAAACAAGCGGTAGCAACTGTCGAGAAGGGAATCAATATTACGCATGATGATCTGCTGTATCTGGATATGGCGGATGCCTATTCTGCAGCAAAAAACCAGAAACAGGCATATGTTTATCTCAAAAAAGCATTCGAATCGGACAAAATCGATTTTCAGGAAAAAAACCGTGTTGTACACGCGCTATTGATAAGGGAGAATGGTTTTACGCTGGATCAGTTGCAGGATCTGACTAATGTGCTGGTCTTGAAACATCCCCGTATGGCAGAAAGCCATATGGCCAAAGGAGATGTGATGTGGAGACGTAAAGATCCGCAGGGCGCCCGTTCCTTATTTCTGGTCGCAGTCGGGATTAATCCGGCCAATATTGATGGCTGGCGTATGCTTGTTAATACAGATATGGCACTTCAGGAAGTAGATGTAGCTATTGTACATGGTATGGAAGGGTTGAGGGCCAATCCGAACAATCCTACATTGCTGTATTTTACCGGACTGGCATATCTTATGAAAGACGATAAGGATAATGCACGCGAACTATTAGAACAGGCGCTGAATAACAGTGAGAATGAGAACAAATTTGTACAGTCTAATATTTATGCAGCATTAGGCGATGTCTATCATCAGCTGAAAATGGAGTCCGCATCTGATGTCGCTTACGAAGAGGCGATCAAGCTGGACAGTACCAATGTCACGGCAATGAATAATCTGGCCTACTATCTATCTCTGCGAAAAAAGGATCTGGAAAAGGCAGCTACCTATTCTAAACTGTCAAATGAACTGGATCCTGCCTCGGCAACATTTCAGGACACGTATGCATGGGTCTTATTTCAACAGGAAAAATATAGCGAAGCATTGGTATGGATCGAACGTTCCATCAAGAACTCGGCACAGGCTTCCGCAACACTACTGGATCACTACGGAGACATTCTGTTTCATGTCGGAAGAGAGAAAGATGCTGTAAAGCAATGGGAGAAAGCATTGGTTCTGGCTGATTCTGAAGATATAGATAAAGAAAAACTGGCGATTAAAATAAAAAACAGAAAATATGTGGAGTAA
- a CDS encoding DUF4292 domain-containing protein, whose product MWSKWSIGLMVMALTLYSCKSKKSITTKEQPKVVSPINSTADAIKTFELSNLDFHTFSGKAKSTITLGDKSYDATANVRIERNKAIWISVTSFLSIEVARILITPDSVKILNKLQGEYISKPFSYIYQYTNRAVTFSNLQDILIGNVSSKLLNTDNLQMASSSQDTQMVGIKDGMRFHYIINTDNRPVTFRLSEDGRNQKLEAIYGQHSVVSGYNFPQKLRLNLIGENTKVTADLVFNKVNFNEILELPFNVPSKYKVIN is encoded by the coding sequence ATGTGGAGTAAATGGAGCATAGGATTGATGGTGATGGCACTGACATTGTATTCCTGTAAGAGTAAAAAGAGTATAACGACTAAGGAACAACCGAAAGTCGTATCTCCTATAAATTCAACTGCCGATGCAATCAAGACATTTGAGTTGAGTAATCTGGACTTTCATACTTTCTCCGGAAAAGCAAAAAGTACAATTACGCTGGGGGATAAGTCCTATGATGCTACTGCTAATGTACGGATAGAGCGGAATAAGGCGATATGGATATCGGTTACCTCTTTTCTTTCGATTGAAGTCGCGCGCATCCTTATCACACCTGATAGTGTCAAGATCCTGAATAAACTGCAGGGAGAGTATATCTCCAAACCTTTCAGTTATATATACCAGTATACCAACCGGGCTGTTACATTTTCTAATCTTCAGGATATCCTGATAGGAAATGTATCTTCCAAATTACTCAATACCGACAATCTGCAGATGGCCAGCAGTTCACAGGATACACAGATGGTCGGTATTAAAGATGGTATGAGATTTCATTATATTATCAATACGGATAACCGTCCGGTTACCTTCCGCTTATCAGAAGACGGACGTAATCAAAAGCTTGAAGCCATTTATGGTCAACATTCTGTTGTGTCTGGATACAATTTTCCGCAAAAATTACGTTTGAATCTGATAGGAGAGAATACCAAGGTGACTGCAGATCTGGTCTTTAATAAGGTCAATTTTAATGAAATTCTGGAATTACCATTTAATGTACCTTCAAAATATAAGGTAATAAATTAG
- a CDS encoding murein hydrolase activator EnvC family protein: MGFKKVLLSILALFFVVTASKAQSSALLQKQREQLTKEIAELQKVLQNTTKERKLSQQEVNALSKQLNLREEKISTINAEVRLIDNQISSNNKAVDALKAELEKLRKDYEKMIMFAFRNKNAYSKMMFIFASKDFNQAYRRVKYLQQFNDSRKIKADEIEATQNKIKQKIAQLQADKNKKNVLLKDQQNERSVIAKDKAEHSKVLNELASQERNVKSQLSKKQQQERKLAAQIKAAIAREIAEERRRAEAERKRLAEAEARKTGKTVAEVEKNTKRKSDGDVLKSTPEAARLSADFKSNRGRLPWPVGQGNIIRKFGMGSYGRNVTVYNPDIVIRTGENATIKAVFPGTVVQAFTSAGSGNVIINHGEYFTVYSDMKGLSVSKGQKVSAGQAIGTAGEDTEEGISLVKFSIFQGMTELNPESWLAR; encoded by the coding sequence ATGGGTTTTAAAAAAGTATTATTAAGCATATTAGCACTGTTTTTTGTAGTGACTGCAAGTAAGGCACAGAGTAGTGCTTTATTACAGAAGCAAAGAGAGCAATTGACCAAAGAGATTGCCGAACTGCAAAAAGTATTACAAAATACCACTAAGGAGAGAAAACTTTCCCAACAGGAGGTCAATGCGCTGAGTAAGCAATTGAATCTTCGTGAGGAGAAGATATCTACTATCAATGCCGAAGTACGATTGATCGATAATCAGATCTCCAGTAATAACAAGGCCGTAGATGCACTGAAGGCTGAGCTCGAAAAGCTACGAAAGGATTATGAGAAAATGATCATGTTTGCTTTTCGTAATAAGAATGCGTACAGTAAGATGATGTTTATCTTTGCATCAAAAGATTTTAATCAGGCTTACCGTCGTGTAAAATACCTTCAGCAGTTTAATGATTCCCGAAAAATAAAAGCGGACGAAATAGAGGCCACTCAAAACAAGATCAAACAAAAAATTGCGCAACTGCAGGCCGATAAGAATAAAAAGAATGTCCTGCTGAAGGATCAGCAAAATGAACGTTCTGTAATCGCTAAAGATAAAGCCGAGCATTCGAAAGTATTAAATGAACTGGCCTCTCAGGAGCGTAACGTAAAATCGCAGTTGAGTAAAAAGCAACAGCAGGAACGTAAACTGGCAGCACAGATTAAAGCAGCCATCGCACGTGAGATCGCTGAAGAAAGAAGAAGAGCAGAAGCTGAGCGTAAGCGTCTTGCCGAAGCTGAAGCCCGTAAAACAGGTAAAACAGTAGCAGAAGTAGAGAAAAATACCAAACGCAAATCAGACGGAGATGTGTTGAAATCTACGCCTGAGGCAGCCCGTTTATCTGCAGATTTCAAATCCAACAGGGGCAGACTCCCTTGGCCGGTGGGACAGGGTAATATCATCCGTAAATTCGGTATGGGCTCTTACGGAAGAAATGTAACGGTGTACAATCCGGATATCGTTATCCGTACCGGTGAGAATGCAACGATAAAAGCGGTATTCCCGGGTACAGTTGTGCAGGCCTTTACATCTGCAGGTTCTGGTAATGTTATTATAAACCATGGAGAGTATTTTACCGTATATAGTGATATGAAAGGATTATCCGTGTCCAAAGGTCAGAAAGTCTCTGCAGGACAGGCTATAGGTACAGCAGGAGAGGATACAGAGGAAGGTATTTCCCTTGTTAAATTCTCTATCTTCCAAGGAATGACGGAGTTAAATCCGGAATCTTGGCTGGCAAGATAA
- a CDS encoding twin-arginine translocase TatA/TatE family subunit, translating to MLTSGLLFIGTQEIIIIVILVLLLFGGKKIPELMRGLGRGVKEFKDGQREEPTESGNNNTNNKENSNNAH from the coding sequence ATGTTAACATCAGGGCTATTATTTATAGGAACGCAAGAGATCATTATCATTGTTATCTTGGTTCTGTTATTATTTGGGGGTAAAAAGATTCCTGAATTAATGCGTGGATTGGGACGTGGAGTGAAAGAGTTTAAGGATGGGCAGCGGGAAGAACCTACTGAGTCCGGCAACAACAATACGAATAACAAAGAAAATTCAAATAACGCCCACTAA
- a CDS encoding lytic transglycosylase domain-containing protein, translating into MVKMKVTTLSLFGFLCIAQANVQGQSSSSFKDDLQTTLLQNLADENTQILKELDSIKFVNAGEKNVDNVVFDIQDVGIVRKLLSLQREVPLNYNAQVRNYIELYSSKNYKPHMSKMLGLGQYYFPIYEKIFKEMNVPDEIKYLSIVESALNPHSVSRVGATGPWQFMYGTAKSYNLIMDNYLDERKDPYASCYAAARYMQDSYQEFGDWLVAIASYNCGKGNIKRAIAKSGKTNPNFWEISAYLPKETRNYVPAFIAMTYMMGYAAENNIEAATTDYHLATDMMMVDKSLNLNSIAQALNLSEEALKMLNPGYKKGIVNGTAEMPRRLVIPKLTGMDEEKLYTALNSPVETMGAVVEAVNDDLRVSPNAMTRHRVRKGETLQSISRKFGVSVQNLKAWNDISSSRAPVGRTLIVSSPGVNERLASRVSKSKAATTSKKSTSTYLSYTVKRGDTLSDIANKYKGATVSNIKADNGLSSSKLKPGMKLKIKK; encoded by the coding sequence ATGGTTAAAATGAAAGTGACGACCCTGTCTTTATTTGGCTTTTTGTGTATCGCACAGGCTAATGTTCAAGGTCAATCCTCTTCATCTTTTAAAGATGATCTACAAACTACACTTCTGCAAAATCTGGCAGATGAAAACACACAGATCTTAAAGGAACTTGACAGTATTAAATTTGTCAACGCCGGAGAAAAAAACGTCGATAATGTCGTTTTTGATATTCAGGATGTGGGAATAGTACGCAAATTACTCTCCCTCCAGCGGGAAGTGCCGTTAAATTACAATGCTCAGGTACGTAATTATATAGAACTATACAGTTCTAAGAATTATAAACCACATATGAGTAAAATGCTTGGACTGGGTCAGTACTACTTCCCGATCTATGAAAAGATCTTCAAAGAAATGAATGTTCCGGATGAGATCAAATACCTGTCCATTGTCGAATCAGCACTCAACCCGCACAGTGTATCACGTGTAGGCGCTACGGGACCATGGCAATTTATGTACGGAACAGCCAAATCGTACAACCTCATCATGGATAATTATCTGGATGAGCGGAAAGATCCTTATGCATCATGCTATGCTGCAGCCAGATACATGCAGGATTCTTATCAGGAATTCGGCGACTGGCTGGTTGCTATTGCATCATATAACTGCGGAAAAGGAAACATCAAACGTGCAATAGCCAAATCAGGAAAAACCAATCCCAACTTCTGGGAGATATCTGCATATCTTCCGAAAGAAACCCGCAATTACGTACCGGCTTTTATTGCTATGACTTATATGATGGGATATGCAGCTGAAAATAATATTGAAGCTGCAACAACAGATTATCATTTGGCTACGGATATGATGATGGTTGACAAATCTCTTAATCTGAATAGTATTGCTCAGGCGCTTAATCTCTCAGAAGAGGCTTTAAAAATGCTCAATCCGGGATACAAGAAAGGAATAGTTAACGGAACGGCAGAGATGCCACGCAGGCTTGTTATACCTAAACTGACAGGCATGGACGAAGAGAAGCTCTATACTGCTCTTAATTCGCCTGTAGAGACTATGGGCGCAGTTGTTGAAGCCGTTAATGATGATCTGCGCGTATCTCCTAATGCGATGACCAGACACCGTGTCAGAAAGGGAGAGACATTGCAGAGTATTTCCAGGAAATTCGGGGTGAGTGTACAAAACCTGAAAGCATGGAATGATATCTCTTCAAGTCGTGCTCCGGTAGGTCGTACCCTGATCGTATCCAGTCCGGGAGTCAATGAACGCTTAGCGAGCCGTGTAAGTAAGAGTAAGGCTGCTACCACCAGCAAAAAATCTACGAGCACTTATCTGAGCTATACAGTAAAGAGAGGGGATACGTTGTCGGATATCGCCAACAAATATAAAGGTGCTACCGTAAGTAATATTAAGGCAGACAACGGACTGAGCAGCAGTAAACTCAAACCCGGAATGAAATTGAAAATCAAGAAATAG